A stretch of DNA from Strigops habroptila isolate Jane chromosome 10, bStrHab1.2.pri, whole genome shotgun sequence:
TCAAACCACTTAGTCTTTGATATCTCCAGAaattaagaaggagaaagatgGTAACTTTCCTGCTGATGATTGaaggttttcattttgatttctgtgaTTTGCCAAGCACTGCAGATCTATTACAATTGCTGTTGCATCAGATTGAGCCCTGAGCCTTAGTATTAATGCTTTTGGTTAATATTCTGGCAGTGCTTTTTAGGATGAAAATGGGAAACAACAGCTAGTATAACTTTTGAGTTTCCATTCTTGAAATTTAACGTAatattcagttattttctttaatatggtGGGAACAGACATTTTGGTGATGGTACTGCTTTTCAAATTGCTATTGGCAACATTGATATCGACACAATGGAACAAATTGATAATTATAACCCTGACACTGCACAGGTAACATCTTTGTTCTGAAGTTACGTGTTAAGATTTTGGTGCGGATCTTGAACATTCATGGAAAAATATGACTGAACGTTATTTGCAATGACTTGGCAGTGAAAATTGTTGTGCTATTATGGAGACTTTATGTTCCCACACACATTTCTCATTCTTTGTGCAGGTAAAATCTTACTTTTCATGACATTTGATTTAAtgcttgatttattttcagactttttgATAAGTCTTTAATACTATTGACAGAAGTAacttgtttaaaagaaaattctcaGAGATTTGGATTTCTTCCAAGTATATAATTctgtggaaattattttcccaaattaagttttctgaatagaaataaaattgaaactTTTAATTTTGTGAGGTGAGCAGTTAGTCACTTGCACCATATTGGAATGAAGAAGTCATGGCAGCACAAAACAGAATTTGCATGAAAAGCATGAGAAATATggggacaaaaaagaaaatgcttgtgTAGACAATGTCACTAGTTGTAGTGCAAATGTCAAAGTGTCCTTACATGGTAAATCAAGCAATCGTATGTAGAAGGCAAAATTGTAAACCTATGCcttggttttttaattgttcattttattttttttttggtagcctGTGCGACAGAAAAGTTGTGGCTGGAATGACAGGCCTGCTGATCACGTAAATAGCATTTGGAGCAGAGACTACAAGCTTGGCCCTAAAGCAGATACTGTTCCTCCTAAAATGCATTTACTAGAGAAACCAACAACCAAAGGCATTGAGAAGATAATTAGTGTTAAAGGGCTAAAATTTTCTGGCAAAGAGCTCTTAGCAAAAAGGCCAAGGAGTGGTATGTTTTTGCTAAAATAAGTACATAAATAACAGTAGAAGgctgtgggaaaagaaaggattttatcTTGGGCTTAATGGCATGAGATTTTAGAGGTCTAACTCTGACTTTTATTAACTGTATTATGTTTTCAACAAGCTGCAAGATTAATGAGCCATAGTATTAAAGCCTACATAATGATTAAGGGTGGCAGCAAACTTTCTGCAGCACTTAGTTTTAACTTACATGAATTTGctataaaatgttattttcaattttaaattgtCATGTTTAATAACATCTGTGAGATTTTTGGATTTAATTTCTACCTTATGATGGCttgtgaagaaatgaaaatagctTAGTTTTCCTACAGTTGATGTTTGGCCAGACAGAAAATTTTCTGTGTTCTAACACAGAGCTGCCTGTATCCCTTGTATAGGTATTCTTATTTCCAGCTTTCTCACTTTCTCCAGTAAATCTGTGGTATTTTGTCTTCTACACCACCTAAGTTATATGTGCTGAAATAACCAGTAGACTTGTAATAGAAGGGGCACTTTATTCTCATTGTGCTTTATCTGCTGTGTtaagtattttctcttcctctgtttcctttgctttctgattaTGCTACCAGGACTACTTTATTGCCTTTATTACTCCTGGTATCTTCCTACTCTCAGGTTTACTGAGATCTGTAGTTTAGCAACCTGCCTTTTAAATCACctttagttttgctttcatagaatcatagaatcaactaggttgaagacctttaagatcgcAAAGTCCAGCCATTACCCCAAAACTGCTGGCTACGCTGTTTCTGttacaggccaggatgctgttggccttcttggctgcctgggcacaagctgggtCATGTTTAGCggctgtcaatcagcacctccaggtccttttctgccgggcagctttccagccactctttccCAAGCCTGCAGTGTTGaatggggttgttgtggcccagATGCTGGACCCAGCATTTTgtcttgttgaacctcataccattggccacaggCCATTggtccagcctgtccagatccctctaAAGttcattttgaagtatttaaaataaaaaacaaaaccaaaattacaacgaggaaaagaaatcatatttgttttcagcctttcttcctTCACTCCATCTCCATTTTCACAGAAAGTTACATTTAAGGCTATGTACTAGAAAACAACTGTGTTAAAGACTTCTAAACCGTAATGTCAAGAATGTTCCTACCAGACCTTACTAATACTTTTAAGCCTGGTAGGGTCAGAATGTAATGCTCAGTTCTCTCATAACTGGTTAATTCTAGAACATCTGCTACAGTGATGCTTAAATTTAATTCTTTAGATTTAGAAGACATCTCTGATGGAGATCTGTTGAGCCAATATTcgttttcaaaagcaaaaaaaatcaaggagaGTGATCGTGATGGCCAAACACAAAAGAGTGTCTCAGCAATACAAAGCCTTGATTCTTCAGGGAATTCTGTCACTCAAGAAAGCGCTAACTCTCTGCCCACAGTTAGAAATAAATTTGCTTCCTttctacaaaggaaaaacaaagagaaggatgCTGTAATTGTTCCAGGAACAAGAAGCAGGTATGCTTGCGTCACTTACTTTAATAAGTAGCAAAATCCTCCTTGCTATCCTGACTGCTGAAATAACCTCAACaccaaaaatgagaaaaatgctaTCTCGGATGTTTTGAATGAAATTCTATAAATGCACCTGAGCTGAGATGGAAAACCCTTCGTGCTAGGCCTCCTATCTATGTGTGAGATAGGTAAGTGAATAATGTCAGTGTTTTACTGCAGTAATGAAGACTGTGAGACCAGACACAGTCTAGCCTCTGGGTGTTGAAATTAATTGAGAATTGaccatatttcttttcctggtaaAGGTCATATATATGATATGACATTTGAGATATGTCATATGTCCAAAAAAAGTAGCGGTTATATTCCAAATGTGTAAGCAGTTAATGAATATATTGACTTACGTTGAcaaggattttgtttgtttcagtaaaGCTGAATGAGGTCATATTGAGTGACATATGCCTCTTATCCTATCCTACTCAGTCAGTGCTCCTGATCTCTGCAGCAACTCTTGGAGAAGGACTTTAggtttttaggttttttaattGGCTCTTTGTTTATGGCTTTTTTGGTTGCATTTGGCCACAGCTACTTGAATTGATTTTACAAGGCATTATCACTATTATATCTCTTATTGTgtaatttttatcttaaataatTTAAGTATTGTTGTGCAGTGTAATTTTACAGAACAGTCTTAATATTGATGTTCTTTAGCTTTAAGGTCATATGCCTTAAAGGTGTTTCCTGAGCTGAAGGTTTTGTTATGTTGCATCAAAAATTAAGAGCTGTCAGTGATGGTAGGTTGTTCTCTAAAGCAACTCTCAGCTTCTTAAAAATCTCTGATTTGTACTTATTTTTAGGAGCTGCTGCTATAGCATGGAAAAGAACTAGATAAGTTCAAGTTTCCTTGATGACAGTAATGAAACACTTCACTGCTTTAGTCTTATGATAGTTAATGAATATATTCTTAGATTTTGTAGGATTCCtgggtgtttctttttcagatgaacTACTTATCAGTATTTCAGACCTATGACATGTTTACATATGGGGAGGGAGGGGtcccttttttagttttatctgTTAAAAACCTTCCCAAGGGACTAAAACTTTGCCTAttgtcaaaataatttgtgtctGCATGTGcccttaaaatacaaaattgatTGATAGAGAGCTATTGGATTTTGAGGTACCATACCCATTTGCAGTaactttcttctcctttgctttaatttttttttttttttttttttttttttttttttacttttttaggTTTTTCTGCGATGATGCAATTATGTTTGACAGTAAAGCAAAGAAGGATGGCTGTGATCTAACTCAAGATGCTGAGCAGGATTGCCAGAAACAGCAAGTAGAACTTGAAGGAGATGTTTCCCtgatttcagaaactgaaaaatcaacGAGGACTATCATTACATCTCCtggagaaacacagaaaaactgcTTCCGGTGGTTTAGCAGCCTTATAACTAACTCGGGAAACCATGGTCCATCTcatactgtattttcacagcagtttcaCCAACAGAGAAGCTACTGCAAGGTATCCCAGGAAGGTCAGATTAATGGTGTACAAACAGAGAGTGGGGCAGTGTGTGACGAATCGGAGGAAGAATCTTCCCTCTTAACAGAACTGGAACAGTCATCACAGTCTCAAAGGTCTTGTGAGCAATCAGAATGCAGTTTGGAGTCTTCAGAAATACCGCAGTTCTCTAACAACCGTTCAGATGCAGAAGTAAGGAAACTAGACATTATTTCaccatttgctttcattttaaattgtaaaagAAATCAGGCAGCAAATCTTGCTTCAAAATGATACCCTGTAGGTTATGTAGCTTGTGTTCACAAAACTAGTCAATGCTTTTACATAGTTGTGTGGAATGGATTGACTTACTAGCTTAAATCAAGTCTGTTCTCTGGTTTTactttgtcttcagtttttccaTTGCTATCACTACAGTGGGTCATAAAAATATCTGGTAGGCTAGCTTTTGTGCTCTGCTGTTGTTAGTTCCTGTTGTTAGTCCTTTACagaaggtgtgtgtgtgtcaccATGGTGTCGCTTGCTGAAAAGAAGTTCAGGGTTTTGTATAAGTTCTTAGAACTGCTGAAAAAATTATATCTTAAATTATATTTGTATAgagataaaaatatacttttttgtttaaagaaaaaaaaaaaaccaaaaccacaaaaacccccaagttttaaaaccaaatgaatTTTCTCTTGATTAAGGACTCTGACTCCAATTCAAAACTGGCTAAGTATCAGTGTACATGGTCTCCagtattttctgctcttcaaactgacagaaaaaatacGATCATAAAGACCAAGGTAAGAATTCTTTAACTTTACTGTGTGCTCTACTGAAAATCAATTCTTGCTTTCTACTACTTCATGCTAGAATTCTTCATGAAAGAATCCTAAGCAATGCATGTGCTGGCAAGAAAAAGCTATGTTCCTCTTCATCCATATCAGCTCTGAGATGAACTATACCCTACCACTTATGATTGATATCAAAGTTGCAACTTCTCTGgtgatttttaaacaatttgGTATTAAATAAGCCAATCTAAGGCAAACTCCCacttcttaattttcttcaggtGTGCCAAACACACAGGTTTTATGATGCAAATTGCAGTTATGTTCTAATCCAAATACAGTCATAAGATACAACCTTATTTCATTGCTTGTCTCGATAAATTTGCTAGCTTAGCAGTCTCCTTCCACTTCAACTagaaaaagtgtgtttaaaTTTCAGAATCTGGAAAGGTTTTATTCAGCCTTTCTTGCTTAATGGTTTTAGTTAAAAGCCTAGTTAGGCACTAATAAATCAGTATGGAAGGACAGGCAATTTGTCTTCTATGTGCGTTGTAGATGTCTAAGGGTAATAAGGGGATAAATTTATGTCCCCCTTGTATTTGTGATGTTTCCAAGAGCTTTACTCATTTGTCTTATTTGCAAAACTTCCAACACCTTAACAGCTAAAAGTGCACTAACTCCTTGGGCATTGTCATTAGAATTGGCCAAAAGGTTAGTCTAAAGAAGACTCTTTCATCCTTTCATGCATACCCCTACCAACTTCTTTCTCCTAGACAGTCTAAAAATCACTAGTTTATCCCTGCCAAACAAGAGcattgtgtgtgttttgtatAATAGTGACATCTTGTGGTTATTGTTAGTAACTTCTGTGTTAAGCTGGAATTTACATCTTTATTCTGGAACACCTGAGTACAAGAAttgattctttttcattagaTTAACATTTTGCCCACTTTTTCTCCTAAATAAGACTGACCAATGAAATTAAATCTTCACAATTGTATTACTTTGTTTTGAAGAATGTTTCGTACATTTTGCTTCAATGTTTTACTCACTTTAAAAGTATATTGGGAGAAAGAATATACTAAATTAGGCGGAATACACAGTATAGAAATATTGAGGTAATATAAGCACCATATATAAACAAATTTTCAGGATGCTTGGAGCTCTTCAGAAATAGGA
This window harbors:
- the EXO1 gene encoding exonuclease 1 isoform X2, whose protein sequence is MGIQGLLQFIKEAAEPTHVKKYKGQAVAVDTYCWLHKGAYACAEKLARGEPTDVYVAFCMKLVDMLLSFGIIPILVFDGCTLPSKKEVEKARREKRQASLLKGKQLLQEGRLSEARECFGRSVNVTHAMAHEVIKAARARGVDCIVAPYEADAQLAYLNKTGIVQAIITEDSDLLAFGCKKVFLKIDKFGNGLEVDQARLGNCKQLGNVFTEEKFRYMCILSGCDYLSSIHGIGLAKACKLLKLANNPDIIKVVKKMGQYLKMNITVPEEYIQGFTRANNTFLYQLVFDPVNRKLVPLNAYGDDIDPETLIYAGRHFGDGTAFQIAIGNIDIDTMEQIDNYNPDTAQPVRQKSCGWNDRPADHVNSIWSRDYKLGPKADTVPPKMHLLEKPTTKGIEKIISVKGLKFSGKELLAKRPRSDLEDISDGDLLSQYSFSKAKKIKESDRDGQTQKSVSAIQSLDSSGNSVTQESANSLPTVRNKFASFLQRKNKEKDAVIVPGTRSRFFCDDAIMFDSKAKKDGCDLTQDAEQDCQKQQVELEGDVSLISETEKSTRTIITSPGETQKNCFRWFSSLITNSGNHGPSHTVFSQQFHQQRSYCKVSQEGQINGVQTESGAVCDESEEESSLLTELEQSSQSQRSCEQSECSLESSEIPQFSNNRSDAEDSDSNSKLAKYQCTWSPVFSALQTDRKNTIIKTKVPGLHKSSCIGPRIVPKLKPLIPAKVSGLSRKQSPVQKRNHCDAENTLGLQATISELRKNFQFKR